A single genomic interval of Pyrus communis chromosome 5, drPyrComm1.1, whole genome shotgun sequence harbors:
- the LOC137733169 gene encoding anthocyanin 5-aromatic acyltransferase-like, which produces MARLSKPKLLEKCQVSPPPNSSAAPKPSLPLTFLDIPWLFFSPSLPLFFYDFPFPTSHFTSTALPNIKHSLSLALQQFYPFAGTLLARPHPEKPELLYTQGDSVSLTVAESDGDFEYLSSNSQRDAVEFHTLVPELASTGSIPHRSNEARAANISLLSVQITVFPNCGICIGLAYHQVVGDERTFNNFIKAWASFSRLGDSSNIAVQSAPYYDRTAIVDALGLEGIFLKEWWKRISSQGVVLGANKNAIVNGQPKNMIRATFLIDLAQMESIKNWIIELCNKGNESHPVHLTPYVLTCAFIWVCLLKTQENDNNYSTYCDEDPNYFGFIAGGITRLGHPVPATYVGNCVGFGRSVASRKALVGANGVVVAAKAIGNTIKKLDKAILGGAEKWISEWEEMFGSELHVVVLGSPKVDLYETDFGWGRPRKIEEIGIDGVTGISLSESRDMSGGIEVGLVLPKPRMDAFTTLIIEGLNAIS; this is translated from the coding sequence ATGGCAAGACTCTCCAAACCCAAACTTCTTGAGAAATGCCAAGTATCTCCCCCACCAAACTCATCAGCTGCTCCAAAACCCTCTCTCCCTCTAACCTTCCTTGACATACCATGGCTCTTCTTCTCTCCGAGCCTACCTCTTTTCTTCTATGACTTCCCATTTCCCACTTCCCATTTCACTTCCACCGCCCTCCCAAACATCAAGCACTCTCTCTCCCTCGCTCTCCAACAATTTTACCCTTTCGCCGGAACCCTACTGGCCCGGCCTCATCCCGAAAAGCCCGAGCTCCTCTACACGCAAGGCGACTCGGTGTCATTGACTGTCGCTGAGTCGGACGGCGACTTTGAGTATCTCTCGAGCAATTCCCAAAGAGATGCGGTAGAGTTTCACACACTTGTGCCCGAGCTAGCGTCGACAGGTAGTATACCACATCGTAGTAACGAGGCACGAGCAGCAAATATTTCTTTGTTAAGTGTTCAAATTACAGTGTTCCCAAATTGTGGGATTTGCATTGGGCTTGCGTACCACCAAGTTGTCGGTGATGAGAGGACCTTTAACAATTTCATCAAGGCTTGGGCCTCCTTTTCCCGTCTCGGAGACTCGTCAAACATAGCCGTACAATCAGCGCCCTACTATGATCGTACGGCTATTGTTGATGCACTTGGTCTCGAGGGTATCTTCTTGAAGGAGTGGTGGAAGCGAATTTCTTCACAAGGAGTGGTTCTAGGTGCTAATAAGAATGCCATTGTTAACGGGCAACCGAAAAACATGATTCGGGCAACATTTTTGATTGACTTGGCCCAAATGGAGAGCATCAAGAATTGGATTATTGAGCTATGCAACAAGGGAAATGAGTCGCATCCGGTACATTTAACACCATATGTCCTAACGTGTGCATTTATATGGGTTTGTTTGCttaaaacccaagaaaatgatAACAACTACAGTACGTATTGCGATGAAGATCCAAATTATTTTGGGTTTATTGCGGGCGGGATAACTCGTTTGGGTCATCCAGTACCAGCTACGTATGTCGGTAATTGTGTTGGATTTGGCCGGTCAGTGGCGTCAAGGAAAGCGCTAGTAGGGGCAAATGGAGTTGTTGTTGCGGCAAAGGCAATCGGAAATACTATTAAGAAGTTAGACAAGGCCATTTTGGGAGGGGCAGAGAAGTGGATTTCGGAGTGGGAGGAGATGTTCGGGTCGGAGCTCCACGTCGTGGTTCTCGGGTCGCCGAAGGTGGATCTGTATGAGACAGATTTTGGATGGGGCAGGCCTAGAAAGATAGAGGAGATTGGAATTGATGGTGTGACAGGCATTTCACTCAGTGAGAGTAGAGACATGTCGGGTGGCATTGAGGTTGGCTTGGTCCTACCAAAGCCTCGAATGGATGCTTTCACAACTTTAATCATCGAGGGACTCAACGCCATTTCATGA
- the LOC137735540 gene encoding putative disease resistance protein RGA4, producing the protein MAERILYNVVGGIIERLGSLAFQEIGLIWGVQDELHKLHETVAGFQAVLLDAEQKQAINEVKLWLESVEDAVYEADDVLDEFDIEAQRRQMMRGNTEVSKKVRLLFSSSNQLALGLKMSHKIKDINKRFCEIASRRTFHLEVNRQDTRFIIRERVTHSFVRKENIIGRDEDKKAIIQLLLDPISTENVSTISIVGFGGLGKTALAQLIFNDEVIQNHFELKIWTCVSNVFDLDILAKKILKADKLDMDQLQNDLREKVDGKKYLLVLDDMWNENREKWLSFKYLLMGGGKNSRILITTRSETVAKISDTTKPYTLRGLNEEQSWSLFKEMAFKDGKEPENSTIKAIGKEVARKCQGVPLAIRTVCGILCTKHHESEWLNFKDKKLSKISQEENDILPTLKLSYDVLPSHLKHCFAYCNLFPLDYEIYVPRLIQLWVAQGLITPSNENECLEDVAYEYFMELLRRSFFQDEEKDASGIIKSCKMHDLMNELAILVSGSRSAIVDPNQKIFSEKLRHLSFNFHVDLSNWKLPTSLLKANKKRTFLFPRQEFSTAVEESLCNSFCSTIVSNFKSLRILSLNVIRMTTLPSCLRKMKHLRYLDLSHNPIKRLPDWIVELQILETLDLSGCKHLVELPSGIGKMINLRHFNLIGCNKLTRIPRGLGELTGLRTLGRFALSTDNSMLGDNAGLGELARLNELRGVLYIRNLRHKKDVMSESNGGATLKEKQHLCSLGLFWKRGEDVNAVDEKDISMSLEVLQPHPNLNKLSVRFYGGVRFASWLSSLINIVNLTLANCYRCQHLPPLDHLPSLKFLQLSRLIQLEYVSDNERGNSMSDEMMRVSFFPSLEKLWVEYCPALKGWWREHSHNSAASSSKQNLSFPLPSFPCLSGLTIRHCPMINSMPLYPNVDRIDLYRTSSKVLPSLFVRGASDITHDVGVDVSASSSSPPLSKLTYMSLYGIEDLECITSEGMGNLTSLRLLSIENCPYLASIPEEISNLTSLQKLQIGYCPNLASLPEGIRRLPYLSTLKIWECLMLWFRCKKETGEDWHKIAHIPDIDIY; encoded by the coding sequence ATGGCGGAACGAATTCTCTACAACGTTGTGGGAGGGATCATTGAGAGGCTAGGCTCCCTTGCTTTCCAAGAGATTGGATTGATTTGGGGTGTCCAAGATGAGCTCCACAAGCTCCACGAAACAGTTGCCGGATTCCAAGCTGTTCTTCTTGACGCTGAGCAAAAGCAAGCCATCAATGAAGTCAAACTGTGGCTCGAAAGCGTAGAAGATGCAGTTTATGAAGCCGATGACGTGCTGGATGAGTTTGATATTGAAGCTCAGCGGAGACAAATGATGCGTGGCAATACTGAGGTTTCAAAGAAGGTACGCCTCTTATTCTCTAGCTCAAATCAACTTGCTTTGGGACTAAAGATGAGTCATAAGATAAAAGATATCAATAAGAGGTTTTGTGAGATTGCATCTCGTAGAACCTTTCACTTAGAAGTAAATCGTCAAGATACACGATTTATAATTAGAGAGAGGGTCACCCACTCATTTGTCCGGAAGGAAAATATTATAGGGAGAGATGAAGATAAAAAGGCAATTATCCAACTTTTGCTGGATCCCATCTCAACTGAGAACGTGTCAACCATTTCCATAGTTGGATTTGGAGGATTGGGGAAAACAGCACTTGCCCAACTCATATTCAATGATGAGgtgattcaaaatcattttgAGTTGAAAATATGGACGTGTGTCTCAAATGTATTTGATTTGGATATACTGGCTAAGAAAATCCTAAAAGCTGACAAGCTTGATATGGATCAGCTGCAAAATGATCTTAGAGAAAAAGTGGATGGAAAGAAATACCTACTTGTGTTGGATGATATGTGGAATGAGAATCGAGAAAAATGGCTCAGTTTTAAGTACTTGTTAATGGGTGGTGGAAAAAATAGTAGAATACTAATAACTACTCGTAGTGAAACCGTTGCGAAGATATCAGACACAACTAAACCATACACCTTACGGGGTTTGAATGAAGAGCAAAGTTGGTCTTTATTTAAGGAAATGGCTTTTAAAGATGGAAAAGAGCCAGAGAATTCAACAATTAAGGCAATTGGGAAGGAAGTTGCAAGAAAATGTCAAGGAGTTCCACTCGCTATAAGGACAGTATGTGGGATATTGTGCACCAAGCATCACGAATCAGAATGGTTGAATTTCAAAGATAAGAAACTTTCAAAAATAAGTCAagaagaaaatgatattttacCAACACTTAAACTAAGTTATGATGTGCTCCCATCACATTTGAAGCATTGTTTTGCTTACTGTAACTTGTTTCCACTTGATTATGAGATCTATGTGCCGAGATTGATTCAACTTTGGGTGGCGCAAGGGTTAATTACGCCATCCAACGAAAACGAGTGTTTGGAGGACGTTGCATATGAATATTTCATGGAATTGTTGCGGAGATCCTTTTTtcaagatgaagaaaaagatgcGTCTGGTATAATAAAAAGTTGTAAGATgcatgatctcatgaatgaacTTGCAATCTTAGTGTCGGGGTCCAGAAGTGCCATAGTTGATCCGAATCAAAAGATTTTTTCTGAAAAGCTTCGCCATCTGTCTTTCAATTTTCATGTTGATTTGTCGAATTGGAAATTGCCAACATCCTTGCTAAAAGCAAATAAGAAAagaacttttctttttcctcgcCAAGAATTTTCGACTGCTGTTGAGGAGTCATTATGTAATTCATTTTGTTCTACAATTGTCTCAAATTTTAAGTCATTGCGTATATTGAGTCTCAATGTAATACGAATGACAACATTACCTAGTTGTCTTAGAAAAATGAAACATTTGAGATATCTTGATCTTAGTCATAATCCCATCAAGAGACTCCCAGATTGGATAGTTGAACTTCAAATTTTGGAAACACTAGATCTCTCTGGTTGTAAGCATCTTGTGGAACTACCCAGTGGCATTGGGAAGATGATCAACTTAAGGCATTTCAACTTGATAGGCTGTAATAAATTGACTCGAATTCCCCGTGGATTAGGTGAATTGACTGGTCTTCGTACATTGGGTAGATTTGCTTTGAGTACAGACAATTCCATGTTGGGAGACAATGCTGGCCTTGGTGAACTGGCGAGGCTTAATGAATTAAGGGGAGTGCTATACATTAGAAATTTGAGGCACAAGAAAGATGTGATGTCAGAATCAAATGGTGGTGCAACTCTGAAGGAGAAACAACATCTCTGTTCGTTGGGTTTATTCTGGAAACGTGGAGAAGATGTAAACGCAGTTGATGAGAAGGATATTAGCATGTCATTGGAAGTATTGCAACCCCATCCAAATCTAAACAAGTTGTCCGTGCGGTTTTATGGTGGTGTGAGGTTTGCGAGTTGGTTGTCTTCTCTCATAAATATTGTTAATCTCACATTGGCTAACTGTTACAGATGCCAACATCTTCCACCCTTGGATCATTTGCCTTCCCTTAAGTTTCTTCAGCTTTCACGGTTGATACAGTTGGAGTACGTATCAGACAATGAGAGAGGTAATAGTATGAGTGATGAGATGATGAGAGTGTCATTCTTTCCCTCCCTGGAGAAGCTCTGGGTAGAATATTGCCCTGCTCTGAAGGGATGGTGGAGGGAGCACTCTCATAACAGTGCTGCTTCTTCATCAAAGCAAAATCTGTCATTCCCGCTCCCTTCGTTTCCTTGTCTTTCTGGATTGACGATCAGGCATTGTCCTATGATAAATTCCATGCCTCTGTATCCAAATGTGGATAGAATAGATCTCTATAGGACCAGCTCGAAggttcttccttccttgtttgttAGAGGAGCGTCTGATATTACACATGATGTTGGTGTTGATGTTTctgcctcttcttcttcccctcctCTCTCCAAATTAACTTATATGTCACTTTATGGAATTGAGGATTTAGAATGTATAACGTCGGAAGGGATGGGCAACCTCACATCACTCCGATTGCTTTCAATTGAAAATTGCCCATATTTGGCATCAATACCGGAAGAAATAAGCAATCTCACTTCACTTCAGAAGCTTCAAATTGGATATTGCCCTAATTTGGCATCACTGCCAGAAGGGATTCGTCGACTTCCCTATTTAAGTACATTGAAAATTTGGGAGTGCCTCATGTTATGGTTCAGATGCAAGAAAGAAACAGGTGAGGACTGGCACAAGATTGCTCACATCCCAGACATTGATATTTATTAA